Below is a genomic region from Bos javanicus breed banteng chromosome 13, ARS-OSU_banteng_1.0, whole genome shotgun sequence.
CTGCTTGCTGGCCGCCTGGAGCTCCTCTTCCATCTGTCCCCTCCTGTTCCCCTTCAGGGATCATCTGAACTTCCCTGCACTCGGGTATCAATGTCAGGGTGGGCAAGATACAGCAAAAGCCTGGTATCCCCTTGGGTACCTTTAAAGGATGAGAAACGTAGtatccctctctctctgcctctcctgtACTGGTCCCCAGGACAGGAGGAGGGAGACAAGAAGTCCTTAGAGTCTCAGGCCCCTGTGACGGTTGCTGTGTCCTCAGGTTTTTGGCCATGGCAAAGCCAACGGAGAGCCAACGTGGGCCCTGCTCCTCACCGCCTGCATCTGCGAGATTGGCATCCTCATCGCATCCCTGGACGAGGTCGCCCCCATCCTCTCTATGTGCGTGCtggcctcctgccctccccatcAGCTCTGGGGGTCTCTCTACCTGGATGCTCCAGCTGTGACCCTGGACGGCCCACCTGAACCACTTTAACAAGCCCACTGTCGTAGAAACCTGTCCTCTGTTGTACAGAGAGTCATCCCCACATGCACCAGGGTGTGCTGTAAGGGGATCTGGCCTTTGAACCCCTTCCTATGCATCAGAACATGATTCGGCCGCCTCCCCGGTTTCGTCCTccctttccccctctctctccctgtgtgtctgtgtctgcctctcctgcatctctgTCTCTCCGGGCCCTTTCTATGTTCTAGGTTCTTCCTCATGTGCTACATGTTTGTGAACCTGGCCTGCGCGGTACAGACGCTGCTGAGGACGCCCAACTGGCGGCCACGCTTTCGATATTACCACTGGTGGGTGCCTGTCctgcccccccccaaccccccatccCACAGGACCATCCTCTCCCCggcccctcaccccagcccaTCCCCTCCAGGTCTCAGGATCCTCAACTCCAGCTTTCGTAGCCCAAGTAGCATGAGAAAAGTCCTGGTGAAGGTCTCCTTATAATGACAAGTAATAACAGAAGACAGTATAAGCAGTCCCAGCTAGAATCCCTCTCATGTCCATAGTGCTCAACACCTGCCAGCCTTGATGaggaagcctcagtttccccagctgtgAAATGGGACAATAACCATACCTACCTCATAGGCCCCTCTGAGCCTTACAGTGCTTGGGGCACAGAAGGGTGCTCCTCGTGTGGGGCTGGACTTCTGATTGTTCTGTTTGATGGTTCTTGATCCTCACAACAGGCTGGTGGGACAGACAGGGTGGGCATGATCATGCTTATTCTACCTGAAGGAAATGGAGGCTCTGGCGGGGAAAGGGATGGGCCTAAGGTCACCCCCACAAGGCTGTGGCACACCTTGACCAGAACCTAGGCTGCCTGCCTCTGTCCCACCTCGGCCCTCCTGCTGCACCAGTCGCCTCGTCCCATGTTCATCCTGGGAGATCTTGCCTCCAACTCTCCCCAGAGACCCCTGCCCTCAGAACCCCTCTGGCAGGGTGGTCTGCCAGGGCCTGAGGCCCTGGGCCAGGGCAGTGTGGTGACCGAGGAGCTGGGCGGGGCCCTGTCTGCGGCTGCTCCTCCACCCAGAGGCCCCAGGTTCCAGTGATGCTCCTGGAGATGATGGTGTGGGCTCCCCTAGCCCTGGCTGTAGCCTCCCAGGTCTGGCCTAGGCCCTCCCTGCCCCATCTAACTCTTGCCTTCTGAGCCCCGGGTACCAGTGAGAACCCCGCCAGGGGCTCAGAGGCCGGGTCTCCCTTGCACTGTCCAGGACACTCTCCTTCCTGGGCATGAGCCTCTGCCTGGCCCTCATGTTCATCTGCTCCTGGTACTACGCCCTGGTGGCCATGCTCATTGCTGGGCTCATCTACAAGTATATCGAGTACCGCGGGTAAGGCGGGGCGAGGCTGGGGGGAATGGGCGGGGCGAGGAGGGGAGAGCGGTGCTGGGTACTtggcggggaggggtggggttgAGGCCGAGACGCTGGGGAGAGTGGAGAGGAAAGCCTGAGGGGGTGGGACAGGAGCAGAGGCAGGCACTGAGGCTTTGAGAAATGGAGGTGGCCTGGAGCGACCGCCCTTCTGAGCCCGAGATGGACGGCTCTGGCTCTGCACTGGTGGGGTGGGTGCTTCTCCCTGGTACTCCCTGGCTTTCTGCCTCTTGTGATCCCCCCTTTCCGGCCCCCAGGGCAGAGAAGGAATGGGGCGATGGGATCCGAGGCCTGTCTCTTAGCGCTGCTCGCTATGCCCTGCTGCGCCTGGAAGAAGGGCCCCCGCACACCAAGAACTGGAGGTGAGTGATGGCGACTGAAGAGGAAGGGAGCAGGGCCCGACCCACCCTGCCTTGCTTTGTTCTGCTCTTGCTGAGTGGTGTTTGGCCTCATCTGAATTCTTCCCTCCTGTAACGCTGAGGCTGAGCTGAGGTTCCACACATTTGTTCTCCAAAACCCTACCTGCCATGCCAGTTTCTAACCATCTATCCATCCCTCCATTCATCCCAtcacttgtttaaaaaaacacatatgaACTCATGATCTATGTGCCGACCCCTTCTGGTCTTTGGGGATGTAGTGAGCTCacagttccctggagaaggcacgTGCCCAGAAAGGTAAGTGGAGTATCACAGAGAATTCGCCCTGAAGAGAGGTGGGATCATCCACTTTGAGAGTTACAGGGCCTCTTAGAATTCTCTAGATTCCTAACAATCTCTCTATtggctcccttggtggctcagacggtaaagcttctgcctacaatgtgggagaaccaggttcaatccctgggtcgggaagatcccctggagaaggaaatggcaacccactccaggactcttgcctggacaatcctatggacagaggagcctggtaggctacagtccatggggtcgcaaagagtcggacacaactgagcgacttcactactaCCACTACTATTTGATTCACGTGAAAAATCAGGGCTTAGGGAAGGTCTCAGGGGTCGTGGAAGGCAAAACTGGAGCCAGAATCTTCCCCTCCCGCCTCTCAGCCCAGGTGCTTCCTAACTGCTTGCTCTGCAAGCCCTCCTTCTCCTTCAGGTTCATTTTGCTAAGAGTAAGGTCTGGAACTCTGGAACGAGGACATCGTGGACTTGTCCTCACTCATGTCTACTAAACTGGCCTTTTAGAGACTGGAGCTTTGCATAAACAGTCTGTGAATCCTCAAATGCTTAGCCCAGGATCTAGCCCAGAGTAGGTGCTTAGAGGATGGTATCAAACTGATGGCTGGCTGGGGAGGGTAAATGAATaaggaaatgaacagataaatagACGGGTAGATAGctgagtgtatatatgtatgggaGTGTGGTTTAGTGAATAGATGAATGTGTGGATGGATGGTGGTAGGTGGATGTGAGGGCAATTGAGTGAATAATGCATGTGTTGGTAAATTAACATGGACGTGAATGGATAACTGAAGGATAAAATTgatggatgggtaggtggatagatggatggatgggtgagtgagtgaggtagatgggtgggtgggtggatggatgaatgccTGGGTGAGTGAGACAGATGCAGAgatggatgggtaggtggatggaGAGATGTGTGGGAGATGACTGGATGGGTTGATAACCCAAGGACATGGGTGGATGGATGTTTAGGTGGATGGGAGTATGGGGGACAGGTGGTTAGTGTATGGAGTATGGGTATATGAGTTTTGGTGCTTGGGGAGGTGGTGGATGGATCACGTGATCTTGCACCCGCTTCAGGCCACAGCTGCTGGTGCTGGTACGTGTGGACCAAGACCAGAACGTAGTCCATCCACAGCTGCTCTCGTTGACCTCCCAGCTCAAGGCAGGGAAGGGCCTGACCATTGTGGGCTCTGTCCTTGAGGGCACCTTTCTGGATAACCATCCCCAGGCCCAGCGGGCAGAGGAGGTGAGTATAGGGCTTGGTGGGGGGCACGTGGCAGTTGGGAAGACAGCCCCTTGCTCCTTTTCAGTTTCTTCCTACCACCTCTCCCATCAGCTGGggctcaggcttctctgtcctcctcctcAGAAGTGGAGTCCAAGGGCTCAGTGACTAAGTTCCTTAGAATCCAAGCTGCAGAACTCAAGATGATCAGGGCCAGAAGGGcccattttatggataaggaaactgaggcttagagaagtcaGGTCATTTGTTTAAGGACAGAAAGCAGAGACTCAAAACCTAGACTCCTATTCCAACTTTCTTCTGCCAAAGCATAAATCTTTTAAAGCGTTTTCACATTGGTGGATTCTTCCAGTTCCCACAATGCATGGGGTTGACAGGATAAGTATCCAATTTAGCACAGgaagagactgaggcccagagagggaaagcagCTTGCTGAAAGTCACAAAGCTGGCTGGAAGCAtagcaggatttgaacccaggtgccGGGGGCTGGATTACTTGCTCTCATTCCTATCTACTGGTCATTGCTCACGGAGCAGTGGGCAGAGCCAGCGTGAGCTGGGGCAGCAGGGGTCTGCAGTAAGCGGCACTAACAGGTGTCTggtgggtggcagaggaagagGGTTCTGTCTGTGATTCAGGCCTCTCTCCCCTCGGGGCCATGATTAGAAgtggagaggggaaagggggcCTCAGGGAGGTGCGATGAGATGGGGTGGGGCACCCGTAATGGCTTGTGACAGCCGCTGTTTCTGCCTCACTGGGCTGTTCACACCGATCTGTCAGGGCCCAGGGCTGGAGGCCTCCACTGGTCACTTTAATTCAACATGCAGTGGCTGCACATGTCCTGGGTACCAGACACTGGGGTGGGCCCTGGGGGACACGGAGAGGTGGAAGACCAAACCCCACCCCTCAAGGTGGTCCCAGACTGGTGGGGGAGACAGAACATACACAGAAGGCTCTCCAACCCATCTGAGGTTGACAGGGGCTACCTTAGAGTTAGTAACCACAAAGTAATAGAACATATTGAGTGTTTATGATCTCTCAGGCTGTATACTAAGCTCTACCCACATCATGTTATGTCATTCTCCCTCTTCCTAAATGAGGTAGCTGTCACAatgcccatttgacagatgaaaaaactgaggctcacagagggaagtgatttgcccaaggttacTCTGCTCTTATTTTCAGCCACTGCATGCTGAATTAACAGACTGGGGCAGAGGCAGAAATTGGAGCCCTTTCTGTTTGACATTAGGAGATTGGTTAAGAGTGTGAAGGATGGAGTCAGACCCCTGGATTTGAACCTCTACAATAATATCCATTATCCATATGGCCTGAAGCAagtcttaatttctctgagcctcaatttccttagcTATAAACTGAGAGTCATAAAAACACTTCCTTCATCGCGCAGATTGAATGTATGTTTTAAATGCCTTCTATTatgctaacttttaaaaatcgTTGAAACCAGATTGTCCAGCTAATCAGAGGAGCCCAGTTTCATTCTGGTCTGGGTGGAGGGGTGGTGTCTGAAGAAGGTGATGGTTGAATTGGCCCAGGCAGGGTGTCATGGACaacatgggggagggggagtctGGGTGGTGGGGGAGAACTTCCCTGGGGAATCTGTGAGCCATGGCAGGTTGATGGGAAGCATGGGGTCTGATCATGAAGAGCTTTGCTTGAGTAGTGGGGAACAGGGGCCATAGGTGATGGGGTGCCAGAGGCTGACATGGTCAGAGCTGAGCTTCAGGAAGATCAGGATGATGGAGAGGAGAGATGGGAGGTAGGGAGGCTGCAAGGGGCTGAGCAGGgccagggagacctgggtctgaagCTGGCCCTTTTCTGATCCCTGCCACCCCAGTCCATCCGGCGCCTGATGGAGGCAGAGAAAGTGAAAGGCTTCTGCCAGGTAGTGATTTCCTCCAACCTGCGAGATGGCGTGTCCCACCTGATCCAGTCCGGGGGCCTCGGGGGGCTGCAGCACAACACTGTGCTCGTTGGCTGGCCCCGCAACTGGCGACAGAAGGAAGATCATCAGACGTGGAGGAACTTCATTGGTAAAGCTGGCTGGGCTGCGAGTGGTGGAGGGCTGTGTGGAGGTGGGTTCTCCTTTGGGCCTGGGGATGGCTTCCCAGGCATAACAAGTATGGATCCAGCATATACAGGTGATGGCGTTCAAAGCTGGCcaggtgccagacactgtgctgggaGGCCAGGGATTCAGGTGTGAAGGAGACAGACTTGGCTCTTGCCGGGCTCACAACCCTGCAGGGAAGACAGTGCAGGCCAGTGGGAAGACCTACAGTTTTGAAGTCACCACTGAGGCCCGGGTCTAAATCTAACCTCTGGCCCTTCCTTGCTGTGTGATTGTTCACAAGTGCCTCACCCTCTCTGAGCATCAGATTCCTTGGTAGTAGCAGATAATAAGTCATACAGTAACTAACACTTACGGACTGCGTTCTGTGCGCCAGACAAGTGGTGGCTTTCTCTAGGTCTTGAATTCTCTCAGGAGGCCTGTGAGGGCTAGGCATGGCTGTCTCTATTTTAGTGGCGTGAAACTGATGCATGGAGAGATGAAGGTCACGGCAGCTGGTAAACCCTGAGGCTGCTTTATCAGTAGATCCCAGTTAGAAGGTAGTTGGGAGGATTAAGTGAGCGCTGCAGGGTCGCCTTCTTAATCAGAAAGGGCAGGTATCCTTATTACCACTTGaccagtggggaaactgaggcccagagaggtttcCACCACCCACTCCCCCCAAGTTCAAATGAGGCCCAGGCAGATGGGGCTTTTCTGACTCCTCAGTCCAAGGCTGAGGCGGGAGGCGGGATGGGGAGGGGTGCTGAGTGCCAAGGAGGGGACCAGGGTCACTGTTTTACTGTCTGCCATCTCCTTGGCCTCCCCCAGAGCTGGTCCGGGAAACCACGGCTGGCCACCTGGCCCTGCTGGTCACCAAGAATGTCTCCATGTTTCCCGGGAACCCTGAGCGCTTCTCTGAAGGCAGCATCGACGTCTGGTGGATTGTGCACGACGGCGGCATGCTCATGCTGCTGCCCTTCCTGCTGCGGCACCACAAGGTGCGTGTACATGTGTGCGCGCGCTCCCACGTGCACGTGCTCGTGGCCGCGCGCACGCTCCCGTGTGCACGTGCTCATGGCCACGCGCGCGGGGGGCTCCCGGGCTCCCGCCTGGCCCACCTCCGTGTGAGCTCCTGGGAGAGGGCTCCAGTCACCTCCTTTATTCTGAGGTGTTGGGAACTGACTGTGTCTCCCCTGGCAGATGTCCTTGAATTATAGAGAGCCGTGTTTAACTCAAGCGAGTGATGCTTCAATGGCGGGGGCCCTCACCTAAGCAGGGGCGTTTTTGTACGGAGTGGCCGCCGAGATAGAGGATTGGTGGGCTACCTGGATGTGTGGGAAGGTGGGTGGGAAGGGTGAGGGACGAGGTCTGGCCCTGGGTCTCCGCACGGCATCTGGACTGGACCTTTCTGGGGCCCCTTCATCTCTCCAGGTTTGGCGGAAGTGCAAGATGCGAATCTTCACCGTGGCCCAGATGGACGACAACAGCATCCAGATGAAGAAGGACTTGACCACATTCCTGTACCACTTACGTATCACCGCAGAGGTCgaggtggtggagatggtgaGCCCCCAGGAGCTGCCTCTGACATCTTAGAGTCCTGCTGGCCTCTTTGCCCTTGGGCCCAGAACCGAACAGGGGAACCCCAGTACCCATCAGCTTGTGGTGCTAAGGTCCTCCCCCGCCCTCCAGTCcacttttggctgcgctgggtcccAGTTGTGGTACTGAGGTCGATTTTTGTGGCGGGTGGCATCTTCAGTTACAGCCtgtgaactcttggttgtggcatgagggatggaacctgggcatACCCATCCACTTTTAAGCCTCTCACACGTTCACCCAAGagcccttccatccatccatccatccacccactcacccacccTGCCTTGTCTCCTTTATACGAATAGACATGTCTAGTAATGTTGACTCCATGGGAGGCCTGTTCTATGTGCTTTATGTATACATTACTTCTCACAGCAATCAATGAAATAGATACAGTTATCCAATTATCAGTATTTCCATTGTACAGATTACGAAGTTGAGGCACAGAAACGTTAATTTGCCCCAAACGTATaccaagtggcagagccaggattcaaactcaggcagaCTGGCTCTAGAGTCCAGGTTTCTAGTAGTTACACTCTAAAGCCTCTTGTCATCCATTCCACTCAGCACCATTTACCCGTCCCTCTAATGGTATATTCATTAATCCACCCGTATATTCATTAATgtatttattcactcactcattcatgcatatgtgcatgtattcattcatctCTATGTTCCTTTTTTAACTTCTTCCCCCTCTCTATTCACCCAGGTAATTAATTAATCaactcattcattaattcacccattcattcacccAGTCCCGGGCTTGAGGAGGGAATGAGTTGCCTCACCTTCAAAGAGCATCACCCTCTGCTTTGTCCTTCCTCCCACAACTGTTGATTAAACTAGGTcattggacagggaagccctaggcTGGCAGCAGGAAGAGGGCCTGCCTCTCTTTTCTTGGCCTTGCACCTGAGCTCGGAGCTCATACTTTCCTCCCTTGCCCCTCTCCCCCATTCCACCCCTGCCTGCCCACAGCATGAGAGCGACATCTCCGCTTACACCTACGAGAAGACCTTGGTGATGGAGCAGCGTTCCCAGATCCTCAAACAAATGCATTTAACCAAGAATGAGCGGGAGCGGGAGGTGAGGTTGCCCTAGCTGGGCTCGGAGTGTCTCAAGCTGCTGCCAGCTCTGGGGCTGCACAGATTTGGGATGGCCCACTCCTGGTCACTGGCATTGCTGCCTCCTGGCACTGGTTCCCCAGCAGCAAGGGTGCACGCTGCAGCTGCCTGTCTCCAGCCTCCCAGCTGAGATGCAGAGGGGCTTTGGCGAGGGTGACAGATCTACTCTCGACGTGACTTCTGGGGCCCAAGGGAGAAGAGTGGAAGTTAAATGTGTATGGATGATGATTCCTCAGGGGTGTGGGCTGCCAGTGTGGGGGACAAGGTATCATGTGATAGACCCTTAAAGAGTGAGTAATGAGTGGATATTTCAGGATACAGCTGATGATGAGAGCTGGGGCAAACCTCCTAGGGTGTGGATGGTGGGTTCTCAGGGGTAATGGTGATGAGTTCTCATGGGGTAAGGCTGGCTGTAAGGTCTCTCCCGTGTGGGTAACGTGGGCCCACCAGCCCTCTGGTATTTGGATGAAAGCCCCACCCCAGTGAGTGGGGTCCTTAGGGCTGGGGACAGAAGAGCTCTCAGAAGTGGGTGACCGTACAATTGTAAGAAGTGGCATGTGCACTGACCAGTCAGAACTGGCCCTGAGGTAGAGCTCAGCTGGGCCAGGTGTCAACCCTTTGGTCGCTGGAGAGTGGGAAGGCCAGGGGTACTGGAGAGGAGTTGGAGTGGCCATATCAGCGGGGCAATAGCTATTTGGTGTGGAAGCATCACAGTATTTTAACAACTGGTACAGGTCCCGAAAGTGCACATCCTGGCTTTGGGGGTAGCTCTTTGCAGGACATGGGTAGTGATTTCCATGGCACCAACTTGTGTCCCTCCCTAGATCCAGAGTATCACAGATGAGTCTCGTGGCTCAATCCGGAGAAAGAATCCAGCCAACACTCGGCTCCGTCTCAACGTCCCAGAAGAGACGGCTGGTGACAGTGAGGAGAAGCCGGAAGAGGAGGTATGCAGCTTGGGTAGTTTGGCTGCAACCGGTGGGAGCAGAACCTTTGGCCTCCAAATGAATCACGTGCCATCCCTTCTTTCATCCCTTAGGTGCAGCTGATCCATGACCAGAGTGCTCCCAGCTGCCCTAGCAGCTCACCGTCTCCGGGGGAGGAGCCTGAGGTGGAGGGCGAGGCAGATCCAGAAAAAGTGCATCTCACCTGGACCAAGGACAAGTCGGTGGCAGAGAAGAACAAGGGCCCCAGTCCTGTCTCCTCTGAGGGCATCAAGGACTTCTTCAGCATGAAGCCGTACGGGTCTGGGGGCTAAGGGCTGGGGTCTGGGGTGAGCCTACAGGGTCTTTGCTCCCCGTGGAGAGCAAATGAGTGGAAGGGGTCCTGGCCTGGTAGTCAGAAGGCCCAGCCCAGACCTCTCCTTGGTTGCTCTGTCTGAGGACTCAGGTTGGGCTTGATTGCTAAGGGTCAGAACGCACAGGTGCAGGCAGTGGAAAAGTGAAGGCTGGGGGGCTGGGAGAACAGGAGTCGTCTGCACGCAAGGTGTTGATGGTGGCTCAAGTCCTCAGCTTCTCCTGCTTTTTCTgacccttctcctttttcttcctctccttgcttctcttatgtttcctgaagGGAGTGGGAGAACTTGTAAGTGCTTCAGAATTTTTAAACTCTCTCCTAGGTTGGCCAGGTTCCCTACTTTTCTCACTCTGCTATGAACCCTCAACTCGCGCCCCTGACCTCTGGGGTAGCCCAGCTTGGAGTGGTCTAGGGTTGGTGGTCCCTGGCTTGTAAGGAGCAGATCCCAGCAGCCcggtgctgggggcgggggaggtgcTGGAAGGGGCGACTGGATCCAAGTCCCCCCTCTCTCCTAGCCTTactgccctcctcctccctggcttCCTCCCGCAGGAACCAGTCCAACGTGCGGCGCATGCACACCGCCGTGCGGCTGAACGAGGTCATTGTCAAGAAATCCCAGGATGCCAAGCTTGTTTTGCTCAACATGCCTGGGCCTCCCCGCAACCGCAACGGTGACGAAAACTGTATCCTGGGCTTAAAattgggaggaaggagggaggcggACGTCAGGGGTCTTAGTTCCTAGCCCTGGGGAGGAAGGGCTGAGCCAGGTCGGCTTCAGAATCAGCACCTCGGACAGGGACGCGAGCCCGGCGTTCCGCTGGCGCCTAACGGGAGCCTGATTCCATGGGGGGAGGAAAGGGGACGGTTTTCTCCTTGACGGGCGCTCAGACATGGAATTCCTCGAGGTTCTCACCGAGCGCCTGGACCGGGTGATGCTGGTCCGCGGCGGCGGCCGCGAGGTCATCACCATCTACTCCTGAGAGCCAGGATCAAACACCTGGGCCCGAGCGCGTCCGGCCCGCGGCCCCGGAGCCCTCGCCGCGCCCCCCGCCGCTGTCACCGTTTACATACAGACCCTGTGCCCGCGCCCTGGTCCCCTTTCCCCGCTGCCTGAAGCCCGGAGGCCACGTCGGCTGGGGCGGACCCGGAGAAGACCTCCCCTCCTGGAGACCAGAGTCCCGTCGGCGCGTCGGCCCCCGGCCGCCCTTTTTCTAAGCCCGGCCTCGCCCCGCCGGAGGAGACGCTGCAATAAAGATCGGAGGAGGCTGCGGAGAGGAGCGGACCTGGGGCTTCGAGGACCCCCGGTCGTCCGCCggccccttccctctcttcccgcgccccgccccgcccgcacTCTGCGCCCCTCCCCCGGCGGCCCGGAGCGCGCGGGGTGGCGGGGATGCGCCCCGCCGTCTGCGTTCTACTTCCTCGCGCGGTTGCGGGCGCGAGCCGGCCGAGCGTATACATAGTGTACAGGAGACATCGCGTGTATTTTTAACGTCCCCATATTTCTGTGACTTAGAAGCGCAACGGACTTCTCGCCGCAGTCGCGCTCTCCCGCTGGGGGCGCGCCCAGGGAAGGCGGAGGCCTCGGAGGCTGGGTTTTCCTTGACGTCCGAGCGTTTGAGAGCAAACGTGCTTTTAGGCCCAGGCGGGACTCGTGGTCCCTCGACCACCCACCCCCTCGACGCCTCCTCACCTTTTCCGCGCGCCCTTGGCTTCCAACCCTTCTTCCCTCTAGATCTTTTCGGAGACGAAGTGAGACAAGTGTCCCAACTTTTCCTGGATTCGCCTCCCAGCGAATGTGAGCTTCCACTGTGGCTGCAGAGACGCGCGCAGCCTCTTCTCATCGGCTCTTTATGCAAGCTGGggccaggagaggggaggggcgtTCCTTAAGCCAGAGGAACCGAGAGAGGCcctcgcccccgcccccaggaagCCCCGTCCCGGTGCCTTCGCTGGGGGAGCAGGCGTCTCTCCTCCACCGGCTTGTCGCCTGCTCCCCCTATCCCGTGGCTCTTCGCCAAAGACTGAAATCGGGGGGGGTTGGAGGGCGTCCCCTCCCCCGGAGTTTCCTCCCTGGCACaggtgagggaggagggggcggttCTGGGTTAGGGGCCGGACCCGCCGGGGTGGCCCCAGCGCTGCCCCTGACGTTTCCTACCCTGTTCGCATCCGGCAACTCGGGCCTCGGGGACCCCGCCGCCTTCTCCGCGTCTGGGGCCCGGGCCTCGCTGCCTAGCAGCGGCCTCTAGCTGCGTCTCCCAGGCACCTGGGCCTGGGGGAGGGCTGGAGTCGCCACTTGCTTAGTTCTTAAGCGCCTCTCTGCCCTCCTTCAACTAGGGCCCAAGGCCTttggcttctccaacaccagtccTTGGCGCTTCTGCTCCGCCAGCCCGGCCGGAGGTGCCCTCTTCCCTTAGAGAAATCCCGTTGGCCGGGTTCCCTTCCCCCAGGGCACGTTACTAAGGGGGACATGCACTGCATGCTCGTTCCAGCGCCCTCTGGGGCTGGGTACAGTAACTCCAGCCCTAGGGCCCTGACTGCACCTAGTTAGACATCCCGTCCATCTCCCAGAGCTGAGGCTTCTGGGGACTCCTGACCTCACCACCTCCTTTCCTTTGAGCCCAAGGCAGAGCTGGCGCTGGTGCCATCTAGACTGGGTCAGGTGTGGCTGGAGGAGGTTTGGACGCCTGCGGTTAGACCAAGGCCTCTCTGAAATTTGATCAGGGGGCTGGATAGATTTTTCCGGGTAGTAATCAGAAGGTGGAGGTATTAGACACCAGCacttcccacccccatcctccaaGACCTCCCTCTGAGAACCACAGCTGGGTCTAGCCTTCTGGGGGCCTAGCACTCTCAGGCTGAAGTGGTGGGCTAGGCAGAACCGAAAGGGGGCTGTATTAACATCACTTAGGGAACCAAAGTTGCACTATCTGGGCCCAGGCTGTCTGGTTGGCAAGAGCAGTTTCCATTGATGAAAACAGACATCCCACAACAAACCCCCAAGTTTTCTGTGCTACATGTGCAATATTTGTTATGAATGTTATCACCCGTCACTCATCAACTTATCTTTATAATCATGTAGCTAGATGTTTCATGTCCATTCAAGTGACTTTTATTCTGAGTGCAATATTTCAATAGCCTTGTAGTGATAACTAGTGTTGCTTTTGTTTTAGATGATCTATGTGCAGGGCAATGCAATGAAGTTGAAAACCCTTGTAAATAGGAGAGGTTGCAAACCAAATCAAGagtatttattactattattaggCCTGCCTTTAATTTTCAGTGTGTTTCAGTATTTCGCATTCTGCCTCAGTATTGATCTTGTGTTCTTTGTGCCAAGATGAAAAGGAGAGGGTTGGTTCTTTCCTTTACTGTTGAATGCTCCCATTTAATGCTTTATAGCTTttactgtattaattttttagaCTCCCGTCTGcacaaaatgcaataaaaataattttattatacccTTCACAGCCTGAGGTGTGCTGTTTGGACACTCCAGGGGGAAGAACTAGTAGGTGGGAAGAGGGGTATTCAAAGTGGGCCCCCCTGTGAGGATCCCAGGCTCTTAATGAGAAACACTGACCACCCCTGACCGAAGAGTCGGTTGGTTGACCTTCCAGGTCTGGCTGCCTAGTTTGTGTACTGATAGTTCTGGAGCCCCGTCAAACATCTGAGACAGCACCTCCTGGTCAGGCTGGGCGCTGATGGCATCCTCATCCCTGAT
It encodes:
- the SLC12A5 gene encoding solute carrier family 12 member 5 isoform X3, whose translation is MLNNLTDCEDGDGGANPGDGNPKESSPFINSTDTEKGKEYDGKNMALFEEEMDTSPMVSSLLSGLANYTNLPQGSREHEEAENNEGGKKKPVQAPRMGTFMGVYLPCLQNIFGVILFLRLTWVVGIAGIIEAFCMVFICCSCTMLTAISMSAIATNGVVPAGGSYYMISRSLGPEFGGAVGLCFYLGTTFAGAMYILGTIEILLAYLFPAMAIFKAEDASGEAAAMLNNMRVYGTCVLTCMATVVFVGVKYVNKFALVFLGCVILSILAIYAGVIKSAFDPPNFPICLLGNRTLSRHGFDVCAKLAWEGNETVTTRLWGLFCSSRFLNATCDEYFMRNNVTEIQGIPGAASGLIKENLWSSYLTKGVIVERRGMPSAGLADGTPIDMDHPYVFSDMTSYFTLLVGIYFPSVTGIMAGSNRSGDLRDAQKSIPTGTILAIATTSAVYISSVVLFGACIEGVVLRDKFGEAVNGNLVVGTLAWPSPWVIVIGSFFSTCGAGLQSLTGAPRLLQAISRDGIVPFLQVFGHGKANGEPTWALLLTACICEIGILIASLDEVAPILSMFFLMCYMFVNLACAVQTLLRTPNWRPRFRYYHWTLSFLGMSLCLALMFICSWYYALVAMLIAGLIYKYIEYRGAEKEWGDGIRGLSLSAARYALLRLEEGPPHTKNWRPQLLVLVRVDQDQNVVHPQLLSLTSQLKAGKGLTIVGSVLEGTFLDNHPQAQRAEESIRRLMEAEKVKGFCQVVISSNLRDGVSHLIQSGGLGGLQHNTVLVGWPRNWRQKEDHQTWRNFIELVRETTAGHLALLVTKNVSMFPGNPERFSEGSIDVWWIVHDGGMLMLLPFLLRHHKVWRKCKMRIFTVAQMDDNSIQMKKDLTTFLYHLRITAEVEVVEMHESDISAYTYEKTLVMEQRSQILKQMHLTKNEREREIQSITDESRGSIRRKNPANTRLRLNVPEETAGDSEEKPEEEVQLIHDQSAPSCPSSSPSPGEEPEVEGEADPEKVHLTWTKDKSVAEKNKGPSPVSSEGIKDFFSMKPEWENLNQSNVRRMHTAVRLNEVIVKKSQDAKLVLLNMPGPPRNRNGDENYMEFLEVLTERLDRVMLVRGGGREVITIYS